In one window of Bradysia coprophila strain Holo2 chromosome IV unlocalized genomic scaffold, BU_Bcop_v1 contig_106, whole genome shotgun sequence DNA:
- the LOC119070983 gene encoding putative serine protease K12H4.7, whose protein sequence is MVKFAVLGLILAFALLAEGSFFPIRHLFRGDPFPEPKSYEPVPSNVQLNNITQRLDNFDPSNEATWEQRFYSNNEFYQPGGPIFVFLAGEWEITPYRLTNSLMADIASELNGNIFYLEHRYYGQSRPTPDTSNQNLGFLNVEQALADVAHFVAHVTSEEVSPGGANSSVIVVGGHYSASLAVWFRQKYPHLSTGAWASSAPLLARVNHFEYKELSGAAFRSAGQDCYDTIEQGFAQIERFFADGRHADVDELFNTCDPITSPADVALFFSEISEIFSIIPQFDHIYSIRGVCDLITSTDEPEINRLAYFINNAIEGLPIDCLPNGYDGLIEMDRETGWDHPVNSYGIRPYSYQLCSQLGWFHSSESRWQPYGNSFGSEWMYTTCHDVFGADFNQTTMDGNVNRFNTVYGGLNPEVSNTIFVHGELDPWRTIGRLTELNPSSPAIVIRGSSQGNDLGPITDEDSAQLLAAKREITEIITGWVQGA, encoded by the exons ATGGTCAAGTTTGCTGTGTTAGGCCTGATACTGGCTTTTGCGTTGTTGGCAGAGGGATCGTTTTTCCCGATTCGACACTTATTCCGAGGTGATCCTTTCCCAGAGCCAAAGTCCTACGAACCCGTTCCGAGTAATGTTCAGCTGAACAATATTACGCAACGACTCGATAATTTCGATCCGTCGAATGAGGCCACATGGGAACAACGATTCTATTCGAACAATGAGTTCTATCAACCGGGAGGAcctattttcgtatttttagcTG GCGAATGGGAGATTACCCCCTACCGTTTAACCAACAGTTTAATGGCTGATATTGCCAGTGAATTGAATGGCAACATCTTCTATTTGGAACACCGTTACTATGGTCAAAGTCGTCCGACACC TGACACAAGCAATCAGAATCTGGGTTTCTTAAATGTTGAACAAGCACTGGCTGATGTTGCTCATTTTGTTGCTCACGTAACTTCCGAAGAAGTGTCACCTGGGGGAGCTAACTCTTCTGTTATCGTTGTTGGTGGTCACTATTCGGCTTCACTCGCCGTGTGGTTCAGACAAAAGTATCCACA cTTGAGCACTGGAGCCTGGGCCAGTAGTGCACCGCTTCTTGCACGCGTCAACCATTTTGAATACAAAGAACTTTCCGGTGCTGCGTTTCGATCTGCGGGACAGGACTGCTACGACACAATTGAACAAGGCTTTGCTCAAATCGAACGATTTTTTGCTGATGGGAGACACGCAGATGTTGATGAATTGTTTAACACATGCGATCCAATTACAAGTCCGGCCGATGTAGCACTGTTCTTCagtgaaatttctgaaattttctcgATAATTCCACAATTCGATCA CATCTATTCGATTCGTGGAGTGTGTGATTTGATTACATCTACAGACGAACCAGAG ATTAATCGTCTGGCCTATTTTATCAACAATGCTATCGAAGGCTTGCCAATTGATTGTTTGCCTAACGGTTACGATGGTTTGATTGAAATGGATAGAGAGACCGGCTGGGATCATCCAGTAAACTCTTATGGCATTCGTCCCTATTCATATCAGCTATGTTCTCAGTTGGGATGGTTCCATTCGTCGGAATCCAGATGGCAACCATATGGAAATAGTTTCGGTAGTGAATGGATGTACACCACCTGCCACGATGTTTTCGGCGCAGA TTTTAACCAAACAACCATGGACGGAAACGTAAACCGATTTAACACAGTGTATGGTGGTTTAAATCCGGAAGTTagcaacacaattttcgtTCATGGTGAACTCGATCCATGGAGAACAATCGGAAG ATTGACCGAATTGAATCCATCTTCACCGGCCATTGTGATTCGTGGATCATCGCAAGGAAATGATTTAGGACCAATTACCGATGAAGATAGCGCTCAATTGTTAGCGGCAAAACGTGAAATAACTGAGATTATCACCGGATGGGTGCAAGGAGCATAA
- the LOC119070970 gene encoding kinesin-like protein costa, which translates to MEIPVQVAYRFGPSCCPNKQNFELTIPGLQLPRDCTQDYVYYHTVYPLLAIYLEGFDVSFVTYGQKGTGKSYTMIGPGLDCVFSERDQGIIQRCVRDIFVKMGQQRERDFVIRIEWCEIVGDEIHNLLDVGTVQCSNIGDVFAWLKIGMDRRTAENHFGHSLFTITLEQKWISAEGLIQHRLSTASFCDLCATERMLVMDSMEQHISVPRDLGLQALERIVHDLNDPNCLTVDYNQTILTSFLKDSFGGRAQTLLILCVSPCEEHFTETQHNLQFAYKVQCIRNFVVLGTFADNNTVAHVPVVPNEIAEQPDNFGLQFAASQWLKLVSNAEGLFTKLVTSESLNEQDRERIAEWIFLKQECEECLSSGEINMENQRHLGPIQEEVDEQEETSDQETSCAANTDLDSDSESQHPDLNEKIVGLMEEFQYKTDELVRNNHNEFIRSHPKAMLDSSDSFRKMQESHVANDNNRSPSPIYERRQSAPRCERRKSYQPDGLSVSSMELAMLNRVASEVASRKENVGDEFLSPTTDAEPTTKHSQLHAIQSKLRTVNADLEAYQRQIKELKNTIALRKTLIADYSKTTEARATVRQRLKKERAKRQAEYNKCNKNIQEADIDTNIDGLELKKKQLKLRMKNLNETIGLTDENIEQHKKSLKMSQKQLDELNDSVKRNKKLKDSLENKLKMEKSKVNKERHVPSTEKHNVKNVDSRITHMNHVIKKKSNDLQLFDDRKDGEALRQEIRNLRGIRDHVLKEKKSLVQKLKKDKTLTLVEERKLLEYEESVEAIDHIVEYKNELICGRKSAETDDSLHLERGQQMLVDKWNTLPAEEMRTLLYKYFQKAVDLRDSTSKLEQQLMALERERDAWECRERALNNAIRQARLEGESHAVLLQQQQEAKVALMLRHMADETSTNSSLADRYGGHHQSNHHGIPDDSANGCLGLDIYKPSMHHKQMIKSKAPNMDMELYPISDGHHRYKYRPLDKMNEKNREGKKHFFTKIFAHYGSGFGVDRRKVQDLSMSIPEQNLKQLQASQEPMTKVTREKNKIIIQQDGKHSGHRH; encoded by the coding sequence ATGGAGATACCAGTACAAGTTGCGTATCGCTTCGGACCTAGCTGTTgcccaaacaaacaaaactttgaGCTAACGATACCAGGGCTCCAACTACCCAGAGACTGTACACAGGATTACGTTTATTATCACACGGTGTATCCGCTGCTTGCCATTTATCTGGAAGGTTTTGATGTTTCGTTTGTTACGTACGGTCAAAAAGGTACGGGCAAATCATACACAATGATTGGCCCAGGCTTGGATTGTGTATTCAGTGAACGTGACCAGGGAATTATCCAACGTTGTGTGCGAGATATTTTCGTGAAAATGGGACAGCAGCGTGAACGGGATTTTGTCATACGCATCGAATGGTGTGAGATTGTTGGTGATGAAATTCACAATTTGCTCGACGTCGGAACGGTGCAATGTTCTAACATTGGCGATGTCTTTGCATGGCTCAAAATTGGAATGGACAGACGAACGGCCGAAAACCATTTCGGGCACAGTTTGTTCACGATAACACTGGAACAGAAATGGATCAGTGCCGAAGGACTCATTCAGCATCGTCTGTCGACGGCAAGCTTTTGTGATTTGTGTGCCACGGAACGAATGCTGGTAATGGACAGCATGGAGCAACATATTAGTGTGCCCAGAGACTTAGGCTTGCAGGCATTGGAGCGAATTGTACACGATCTGAATGACCCCAATTGCCTCACGGTCGATTACAATCAAACCATTTTGACGAGTTTCCTGAAAGATTCCTTCGGAGGACGGGCTCAGACGTTGCTTATTCTGTGCGTATCCCCTTGCGAGGAGCATTTCACGGAAACACAACACAATCTACAGTTTGCGTATAAAGTGCAGTGCATCCGGAATTTCGTAGTACTAGGTACCTTTGCTGATAACAACACTGTGGCACATGTGCCGGTGGTACCGAATGAAATTGCCGAGCAACCAGACAACTTTGGCTTACAGTTTGCAGCGTCACAATGGCTGAAGTTAGTCTCCAACGCCGAGGGATTATTCACAAAGCTGGTAACATCGGAATCGTTGAACGAACAGGATCGTGAACGAATTGCTGAGTGGATATTCCTGAAGCAGGAGTGTGAAGAGTGTTTAAGTTCGGGTGAAATTAACATGGAAAATCAACGTCACTTGGGACCAATTCAAGAAGAAGTCGACGAACAAGAAGAAACAAGCGATCAAGAAACATCGTGTGCAGCCAACACAGACCTCGACAGCGACTCGGAATCTCAACATCCGGACTTGAATGAAAAGATTGTTGGACTCATGGAGGAATTCCAGTACAAAACCGATGAACTTGTCCGGAACAACCACAACGAATTTATTCGATCCCATCCGAAGGCCATGTTGGACAGTAGCGACAGTTTCCGAAAAATGCAAGAATCACATGTCGCCAACGATAATAATCGGTCACCATCACCAATTTATGAGCGACGACAGTCGGCGCCACGGTGTGAACGACGAAAATCATATCAACCGGATGGGCTCAGTGTGAGTAGCATGGAACTGGCTATGTTGAATCGGGTAGCGAGTGAAGTGGCTAGCCGGAAAGAAAATGTCGGCGATGAATTCTTATCACCGACAACCGATGCAGAACCAACTACAAAACACAGTCAATTGCATGCAATTCAAAGCAAACTTCGTACGGTCAATGCTGATCTGGAAGCATATCAACGACAGATTAAGGAGCTGAAAAATACAATTGCGTTGAGGAAAACTCTGATTGCCGATTACAGCAAAACGACTGAGGCAAGAGCAACAGTCCGGCAACGTTTGAAGAAGGAGCGCGCCAAGCGACAGGCTGAATACAATAAATGCAACAAGAATATTCAAGAAGCCGATATTGACACCAATATTGACGGCTTGGAGCTGAAAAAGAAGCAGCTGAAATTGCGGATGAAAAATCTGAACGAAACAATCGGTCTGACCGATGAGAATATTGAGCAGCACAAGAAATCGCTGAAAATGTCACAAAAGCAACTGGATGAACTGAATGATTCGGTGAAAAGGAACAAGAAGTTGAAGGATTCGCTggaaaataaactgaaaatggaaaagtcGAAAGTCAACAAAGAGCGACATGTACCCTCAACGGAGAAGCACAATGTGAAGAATGTTGATTCCCGAATCACGCACATGAATCATGTGATCAAAAAGAAATCGAATGATTTGCAGCTGTTCGACGATCGTAAGGATGGTGAAGCGTTACGCCAGGAAATTCGAAATCTACGAGGAATTCGGGATCACGTACTGAAGGAGAAGAAGTCGCTGGTGCAGAAATTGAAGAAAGATAAAACATTGACGCTAGTTGAGGAGCGCAAATTGCTCGAATACGAAGAATCCGTTGAAGCAATTGACCATATCGTTGAGTACAAGAACGAGCTCATTTGCGGACGAAAAAGTGCCGAAACTGACGACAGTTTGCACCTAGAACGAGGTCAACAAATGTTGGTGGACAAATGGAACACTCTGCCGGCTGAAGAGATGCGAACGCTGCTGTACAAATACTTCCAAAAAGCCGTCGATCTTCGAGACTCTACCAGTAAGTTGGAGCAACAATTGATGGCGCTTGAAAGGGAGCGTGATGCCTGGGAATGTCGTGAACGTGCATTGAATAACGCCATTCGACAAGCTCGGTTAGAGGGTGAGAGTCATGCCGTTTTACTTCAGCAGCAACAGGAAGCAAAGGTGGCGTTAATGTTACGTCATATGGCTGATGAGACTAGTACAAACTCCAGCCTAGCTGACCGTTATGGTGGTCATCATCAGTCCAACCACCATGGAATACCTGATGATTCAGCAAACGGTTGTCTCGGTCTCGACATATACAAGCCATCAATGCATCACAAGCAAATGATCAAATCGAAAGCACCGAACATGGACATGGAATTGTATCCCATTTCCGATGGGCATCATCGTTACAAGTATCGACCGTTGGATAAGATGAACGAGAAAAATCGAGAGGGCAAGAAGCACTTCTTCACCAAGATCTTTGCGCATTACGGCAGCGGTTTTGGAGTGGATCGACGTAAGGTTCAAGATTTGTCGATGTCGATACCGGAACAGAATTTGAAGCAATTGCAAGCGAGCCAAGAGCCCATGACCAAGGTAACGAGAGAGAAGAACAAAATCATTATCCAACAGGATGGTAAGCATAGTGGACACCGTCATTAA